The Acidobacteriota bacterium genome contains the following window.
GCTTGCGGCAATGATCGCCATCGAGCCGGGCAGGCACTATGACTACAGCTTCAAGATCCCCGACGACCATCCACCCGGCCTGTACTGGTATCATCCGCACCATCACGGCTCGACCGCCGTTCAGGCGACCAGCGGGATGGCCGGCGCGGTGATCGTCTACGGCAACATAGATGAAGTTCCGGAGATCAAAGCCGCGCGCGACATTCACCTGGTGATGCAAGACCTCGGTCTTTTCCCGAGCGAGACGAATTCAAACGTATGGGTCTACGAGCCCAAGCAGAACGCCATCTGGCAGACATTCGGCGGCAACGTCACGATCTACGATCCGGCCACCCAGAAGAACACTCCCACGACGCTCAAAGGCGGTTTCTCGACCGGTGACTACGCGCTTCACTATTACCTGATCAACGGACAGGCTTTTTTCAAGGAAACGCACAACCAGAGCGCTCCGCAACAGCCAACCACCAAGCAGCTAAGCGTGCCCCGCTATACTCTTGCGCCAGGCGAAGTGGTTCGCTTCCGCATGCTCAACGGGTGCTCGGACAACATGATGCCCATCGTCGTAGAAGGGCACACCATGTACCTGGTTGCCCTGGATGGCGTCAATTTCCCGGCGCCTCAAGCGATTCCCACGCAGCCCATCACCGGCGCCAACGGGCAGGTTCTACTCGCTCCCGCAAACCGGGCTGAGTTTCTGATCAAAGCGAGCACGACCCCAAACATTTATCGAATCGTGCAGCTCGCGCAGAACCAGCAGTTCATCCAGAGCGACCAGAAGATCATCGCCGAGATCGAGGTGAAGGGCGCTCCCAAGGACATGCCGCTGCCGCAAAAGCTTCCGACTCCCTCTCGTTACTATCCACTGATTCAGCAGAATCAGGTCCAACAAATCCGAACGATCGCCTTCAGCGGAGCGTTTCCCGCAGTGATGAATCCTTACGTCGGCGGCGACTTCTCGATCAACAACACCCTGTACCAGGAAACTGCCGTACCCGAGGTGGTCGAACTCACGGGCGTCGAAGAATGGCAGATTCAAGTGGGTGACGCGCATCATGGCGGCACCGAAGGCCATCCCTTCCACATTCACGTGAACCATTTCGAAGTCATTTCGATCAACAACGTGAATCTGCCGCCCGGCACGATTCAAGACACGATCTGGGTCCCGGCCAATTCGACGGCGGTGATCAGGACGAAGTTCAAGCAGTGGACCGGCAAGGCGGTCTATCACTGTCACATTCTCCCTCACGAGGACACCGGGATGATGGCGAATTTCCTGATCGTCCCCAACACACCCGGCAAGCGGCGCGGCTCCGGCCACACTCGGACGCACGGAGGATAGAAGATAGAGGATCGAGGATCGAAGATAGAGGATAGAAAGGAAGCTATCCTCGATCCTCATCTCTATCCTCGATCGTCTATCCTCTATCCTCGATCTTCACGCGTCACGCTTCACTCGTATCTCAGCGCAACCATCGGGTCTACCTTTGCAGCTCTTCGCGCCGGCACGTAGCACGCTACCAGCGACACTCCCGCGAGCAGCAAAGCCACCACAACGTAGGTCAAGGGATCGGTTGCGCTCACACTGAACAGCAGACTCCGCATCACATAAGTCAACACGAGCGCTCCCACGAGACCGAGGCCGACTCCGGCCAATGACAGCTTCATTCCCTGCCCTACCACCATCGCCAGCACATCGGACACCCGCGCGCCGAGCGCCATGCGTATGCCGATCTCGTTCGTTCGATGGGCAACTGAATAGGACATCACGCCATACAAGCCAACCGACGCCAGGATCAGCGCGACAACCGCAAAGATGCCGAGCAGAGTCATCGTAAAGCGCCGCTGGGTCATCGAATCGGTGACCATACGTTCCATCGTGGTGACTCGGAACACAGGCAACTCGGGATCCACTTGCTGAATCGAGCCGCGCACGGCCCCAGCTAAACTTGCAGGCTCGGCCGCGGTTCGCGCAATCAGGAAGACGCCGGGCACCGGCAACTGGCGATGCGGTATGTAGTACTGAACCGGCGATTCTCCTTCAAGTCCCTTTGCCTTTACGTGGCCGGCCACGCCGACTACCTCTCGCCAGATGGGATTGCCCTGCGGGTCGCGCTGGAAGCTTATGCGTTTGCCGATCGGGTCTTCGCCGGCCCAGAACTTGCGCTCCATCGTTTCGTCGATGATTGCGACTTGAGGCGCATCCCTCACATCGCGATCGTCAAAGTAACGTCCTTTGAGGAGCGGAATCCCCATCGTCTGAAAGTAGGTGGAGCCCGCAAACCAACGATTGCCCCACGGCGACATTTCGCCCGGCGCAACCGTCCGCCCTTCAATGGAGAAGCTGCCGCTCGAGCCCGATCCGCTCATCGGCAAACTGGTGCATACACCGGCAGACTCGACGCCGGGCAGCGCTTTTATCTTTTCCAGCGCCTGTGCGAAGAAGGCATCGACCTGTTGCGGGTCTTTGTACCGGTTGGCCGGCAATGAAATCTGCATGGTCAGCACGTGGTCCGGTCTAAAGCCCGGGTTGACCTCTTGCAGCTTTTGAAAGCTCTTCAACAGCAGTCCAGCGCCAACCAGGAGCACCAGAGCCGCCCCCACTTCCACGACGACGAAAAGACCGCGCACGCTTCGCTGCGCCGAGCCGCTGCGGCCGCCTTCCTTCAACACCGCGTGCAAATCAGTCTTCGAAGTTTGCCATGCCGGGAACAGCCCGAACAGCACGCCGGTCAACAGCGAAACCCCGACGGTGAAAAATAATACGCGCGCATCGATGCCTATCTCATTCGAGCGCGGGATCCCGCCTTCGTTGAGCGATAGCAGCGCGCCTATTCCCCAATACGCGAGCGCCAACCCGATCGCTCCGCCGATGACCGCCAGCAGCACGCTCTCGGTGAGCAACTGCCGAATCACTCGCCCGCGCGC
Protein-coding sequences here:
- a CDS encoding multicopper oxidase domain-containing protein, with product MNRIKRRDVLKAGGAVLGGALLQSKTRAQNRPRDYRILDCKWIEKVIDGNRVRMRTYSGEVPGPLIKTRPGETLRIRVKNSLPPYDSTGWNGDHNVPHQLNTTNLHLHGLDIQPHLFEPLGTANPLAAMIAIEPGRHYDYSFKIPDDHPPGLYWYHPHHHGSTAVQATSGMAGAVIVYGNIDEVPEIKAARDIHLVMQDLGLFPSETNSNVWVYEPKQNAIWQTFGGNVTIYDPATQKNTPTTLKGGFSTGDYALHYYLINGQAFFKETHNQSAPQQPTTKQLSVPRYTLAPGEVVRFRMLNGCSDNMMPIVVEGHTMYLVALDGVNFPAPQAIPTQPITGANGQVLLAPANRAEFLIKASTTPNIYRIVQLAQNQQFIQSDQKIIAEIEVKGAPKDMPLPQKLPTPSRYYPLIQQNQVQQIRTIAFSGAFPAVMNPYVGGDFSINNTLYQETAVPEVVELTGVEEWQIQVGDAHHGGTEGHPFHIHVNHFEVISINNVNLPPGTIQDTIWVPANSTAVIRTKFKQWTGKAVYHCHILPHEDTGMMANFLIVPNTPGKRRGSGHTRTHGG
- a CDS encoding ABC transporter permease, which encodes METLIQDLRYGARMLLKQPGFTAVAVIALALGIGANTAIFSVVNAILLRPFNYKDSDRLVQINHNYPKLDLKAGVSASGYTHYREHGDSFEEVAAGTGWPVNLTDAGDPERLQGMAVTHSFFPTLGVEAARGQVFSPEEDQPGHNRVVVLTDGLWKRRFGGDPNLVGNTIRLNGENYTVIGIMPPDFQFGRETGQAPDLYSPIGFTPEQLNPQRWRNEFLFVVARLKPNVTIAQAQAELDTIAANVREQYFGGGDANDPSSWGLLVRSMREITVGEIRPQLLMLLVAVAFVLLIACANVANLLLARAALRHKEIAIRSALGAARGRVIRQLLTESVLLAVIGGAIGLALAYWGIGALLSLNEGGIPRSNEIGIDARVLFFTVGVSLLTGVLFGLFPAWQTSKTDLHAVLKEGGRSGSAQRSVRGLFVVVEVGAALVLLVGAGLLLKSFQKLQEVNPGFRPDHVLTMQISLPANRYKDPQQVDAFFAQALEKIKALPGVESAGVCTSLPMSGSGSSGSFSIEGRTVAPGEMSPWGNRWFAGSTYFQTMGIPLLKGRYFDDRDVRDAPQVAIIDETMERKFWAGEDPIGKRISFQRDPQGNPIWREVVGVAGHVKAKGLEGESPVQYYIPHRQLPVPGVFLIARTAAEPASLAGAVRGSIQQVDPELPVFRVTTMERMVTDSMTQRRFTMTLLGIFAVVALILASVGLYGVMSYSVAHRTNEIGIRMALGARVSDVLAMVVGQGMKLSLAGVGLGLVGALVLTYVMRSLLFSVSATDPLTYVVVALLLAGVSLVACYVPARRAAKVDPMVALRYE